A single genomic interval of Hevea brasiliensis isolate MT/VB/25A 57/8 chromosome 4, ASM3005281v1, whole genome shotgun sequence harbors:
- the LOC110642596 gene encoding molybdopterin synthase sulfur carrier subunit, with translation MDTIKIKTENINGKPLESECSCVKIKILFFARARDLTGLTEMPLELSSGSTTRDCLNKLVAKFPCLEEIRGCIVLALNEEYTTEDSVVKEKDELAIIPPISGG, from the coding sequence ATGGATACTATCAAAATCAAGACCGAAAATATCAATGGTAAACCTTTGGAAAGTGAGTGTTCATGTGTGAAGATAAAGATCTTATTCTTTGCCAGAGCTCGGGACTTAACTGGCTTAACAGAGATGCCACTAGAGCTGTCATCTGGTAGTACGACCCGTGATTGTTTGAATAAGCTTGTTGCTAAGTTCCCCTGTTTGGAAGAGATTCGTGGCTGCATAGTTCTTGCTCTAAATGAGGAATACACAACCGAAGATTCGGTTGTCAAAGAAAAAGATGAGCTGGCAATTATACCTCCAATAAGTGGTGGCTAA